The following nucleotide sequence is from Echeneis naucrates chromosome 17, fEcheNa1.1, whole genome shotgun sequence.
AACTAATACCTTGCAGACGTGAAGACAAAAATTCCACCATTCACAACAATGCTAATGGTCTGAATCACAAAAATACATGTAGACACTTATACACCCACGTATTATGAGTCTATGAACTGTACGCACAATGTTTTCACAGTGACAAAGGGTGATGAGGATATCTGTTTCGAGGAAAAGGATGTGAGAATCTAAATTATTAAACTTCTAGAGATCAGGAGAAAGGCTCAGAATATAGAGTTATATTTTGATTTCTATGTCCTCTTCTCTGTGTTATGAAATTATTGCAGGAATACATTGTGACAAAGGAACATGAAAACTTTACCTGCATCCTTTATCCAACAAATCTACTCAACTGCTCTTGGTCACTCCAGGGTTTAGAGAAAGATGTTCAGCTTTCCGTCTACATCAGGTGCtaatatgttgtttatttttaaaatgagaaatttaCATTTAGGATAGCAGGGCAGTCAGTATCTAACGGAATATTTTTTAGGAGGAGATAGAGGTGtattcattttctaaaaatcaaataacatatttgatttgaatgtgtaactctctctctgtctcttcattCAGTATTTGTAACCATGAAAGTATAATTCCTTCTCTGAGCCAATCGTCCAATGCAAGAGTCGACTCAAGGGCATTCACTGTCCCGAATGATGACATGTCACACGTAATACTCCAGTTTAATGAGACGCTGCACAGCACGAAGAAGTCAGCCATCAAGAGTTACACATATGAAAAGTCCGCAATAGGTAATACCTAATTTCTCTCACATACTGAACAAAAGCTAAAGAGGCACAAACGTAATAGTTTTTCTGCCACATCtgagtatttttcttttttagtacATTACTTCACTGCCGTATTATTGAGGATTTTCTTAAGGTTTTAATATCATTCCTAACATAAATTATGGTTTTTATTGTGAGAATCCAGCTCCATGTTAAACCATTTTTCTCAATCTATggttaagattttttttcttattacttGATTACTAAGGCGGCTCTGACACCACTATAATTGTATAGTGGTTAATATTTGGTGCCAGTTTTGGGCCGACCTAGCCTTTACTTTTGGTACAATAATTCTACTCTTCTTTATGTAATATgattttctgtatgtatgttcCGCAGAGGTCCTATCTCCACCCTCTCACCTCTCTGCAACAATCAAAGATGAAGATCTGTCGGTGACATGGACGGTGCCCAACAACATATCAGGACCTGACTGCTTTGTATACCAGCTGGACCTGGGTGATGAGGTACAGCCTGCCTGCTTGCATGGATTACTATGGATGttaatgaatgttaatgttaattCCGATTAAAAGAAGAGAATACATGAGATACAgcaaatatattattttgtttgtgttttgttttttttttgtttttcctgtacTTAGGAACAGGAATAAGATTTTAATCTTTTCCTAACAGGTAAAAACTTTGGACAGTAAGCTGTCTTATACAGAGCCCATAGCAGATCCCACACACACCTACAAAGTGAGGATAAGGACAAGGAAGGGCGACATATGTTTTGGATCTGCTCACTGGAGTGAATGGAGTCCCACTATTAGTGAGTGCTGCTGTTTAAGTCATTTGATGATTGGGTGATGCATGGAAGCCTGATGACACGCTGTTATAGTCCTGAAATTAACAACCTCTTTACAGCCATCTCCATCTTGTTTGCATCTTTTAGTAGTGGAAGCAGTGAACCAGTCGGTTTACAAACTTAACACTGTGTTGATCATCTCGATTTCACTTGGAATACCCATGATCCTCGTGGCTTTGATGCACCAGCAGAGGTATGGCTTCTTGCTCTGACTTAAAGCCTAACCTGTTCACTGAcctatctcacacacactcaaactgcTCCTTGTACACTTTCTGCCCATCCATTTTATTATCAACTTCTGTTAGCTGTTACTTTATGCATTAAACTGACCCAAGTCACAAAGTGATGACTTCAAGTCAGAAAAAAGTGCTGCATAGGTGGTGACAGCAGTTTACTTTCTGAAAAGCCACAAAATAGGCTAAACTTCCTGaagatgcgtgtgtgtgtgtattccagGTTGCTCAAAATCCTGTTTCCTCCAATTCCACGCCCCCCACAAAAGTATAGATTCTTCttggaaaaaaatgacacatttacagTAAGTGCATGCATACATCCATATTATAGATACTTACTCACAAGCACAAGTGAACAAAGGATGCCAAAGTTTTGCTTGTTGTGCCTATCTCCAGCTCTCCCCTCCTGTCCCATCATCCTCAGATGAGGAGATCACAATGGTGGATGACGTGGatcaaaatacagacaaaatttCTATTCCGCAAGCACCAAAACTGTCTTAAATGTTAAATTggatttttattgtttcatagCTTTACGCTTTGCCAAACACAAAGTTAATTTTCAGCTATTGcgataatttaaaatgttttagtaCAAATATTGCTGTATGATGTaagaattaaaaacatttttctaaatattctaataaaacatattttctatgTCTGAAGTATCTGGAGCTGGTCCAGAAAGTGgaatatattcatattaaaaataTGTGGAGCTTTTTGTGACAATAAAGTTGCCTTGACTTCTATGATTATCCATCTGTTATCTATGCTGCTGATTGGCCAGGGTTGGTTGGGGCCGGAGCCAGTCCGAGCTGACACTGAGGGAAGGTTGGGTTCTTCCTCGACAAGTAACTAGTCTATAGAAGGACTGACATCCactatagagacaaacaaccattcacacttaAATCTACAGCTTATTTACAGTCCATGATTAAGCTAAAGGtgtttgtctttggactgtgggaggaagctggagaaccaGGAGGGAACCCACAGAgacgcagggagaacatgcaaacccctCGCAGAAAGGCCTGGAATCAACCAAGGACCTTCTTGCAGTGAGTTGACAGTGCttaccactgaaccaccatgACAGCCTCTTTTAAgattaataaaaacataatcacAAAATGTAGAGTGAAGAGAGGCAGAAATGAGCATGGTAGAAAACAAGAATATAATAAAGCAAGGCAAATGCTAAATCTGCCTGAAAGCAAGAGTTGGTCAatgacagaaattaaataaaaaaaactccccAGTGCAGAAGACGTCACCTCTTCATCTGACCGTTGAATATTAAGATACAGCAGAAGTTATCTCACCTTAGCGCATTAACTTTTCTAGGTGCAGTGGACATATAACAATACCCACCAGGAAATAATCCACCATTCTTCAGtggcaaagttttttttctacatattATACAAACTGCTGCAAGGAGGATTTGTGAACTGTTTATTGCACTAATCTAGTTGTCTCCTGcctccagtctttgtgctgaaCTAAAGTTCCAAACCTCACAAATTTTAATTCCATAATAATTAACACAGTTATTGTTTCCTgagcaagaggaagaaaattaTCTGTAGaaagctttgctttttttttttttttttttgtgaaaatatattGTAATTAAAGGGAAAATTATTAAACTATCGTAATGCCTGGtaaaatgctatttttaaaGAGGCTGCAGCCAAAGGTTGAGAGTTGTTAAATAGCTGCTCAAGAACAGCATTCCATATAGCTAACAACATTTTGCGCAAAGTAGAGTTTTGACTTGAATTTTATAATTTGACCTTGGATGTCTCAAAGGGATGGTTCAGCTCAGTATAGCTAATCTGAGACCTCGAGGCTGACAGGTTGGTGAGAGATACAAGGCTGGGAATACTGCACACACACCCTTTGTTAAGCGATTGTTGTCCATGAGTTGAAAGATCAGAAGGCACCAATGACTGTGAGAAACCTACATAAAGTCACAGAATAAATAACTGTGGCAGTTATGGAGATCTGCTTTTCTAGCAGCACTATACTTCCTGTACTGTTACCCTCAGACAGGCTGACCTGTTAGAGTGGCATCAGATAAAAAATCtgcacacaaaccacacagatcAAAGagataaaatacacaaatgtattatttacacATGAGATACAAAAACCCCTGACATCATTCCATaatatttctttcctttatggcaaaaaaagaacataatCCACAGATTAACCACTATTATAAACTTCAACGTTTCCACacagtaaaacatttcagtaaatCTACTAGGTGAAGAGGTAAATACTTGCTGAAACTGTTATTTAAGTAATACACATTGATATAGACGAATatatgaagaaaagaaaatccgCAGATCTCCGATGTGCCATCATGTTGCCATCTTAGCTCCTTTCATCGCCAGTTCATCCACCTGATTAGCAGTGTTAGTGTGAGTGTAAAGACACGGCCTTATTAGAAggtactgctgctgcagctcatttccatGTAGGCAAactctgtggaggagacagCTGGGACTGTGTCAAAGTTCACCGAgtcacatttcctctctgaaaAGGCGTCTTTGAtgtacagaaaacacaaaaacatgcactgcacaacatgcacacactgtgtgtgtgtctgtctgtgtgaaaacatgcaccagattaaatatttcagtgttcCATACTAAAACTAGAACTAATCAGATTTTCACGATTACTTTTGCACATTGGCACATGGAAAATACACGCAGTGACTAAGATTCAGCGACACGCTATCTCGCTTTCCAGCCACAAACCTACAACATCTCACTGTGTCTATCTTTAGATAACGTCCCGTCCTATTTCAAGATTTTGTGCTGTTAGACTTTCATGTTGAAACAGTTGAAATGGCCTGTATTcttctgaactgaactgaaccagCATCCCTGAAAAGGCCCTTGTAGCCTCCTGCTCAACCCTAACTGAGAGTTGGACATCAAATGCTTGTGATCCTGAAGTTATCTGATTGTGGTGCAGTTTGTTCATAGACTAACATTAACTTTTATTATCTGGGTGTGTGTCCAGTACTCAAAAATCCTACATGCTAGCCTGGAACTAATATAGTTT
It contains:
- the LOC115057683 gene encoding granulocyte-macrophage colony-stimulating factor receptor subunit alpha-like isoform X1 encodes the protein MISVCSCISLCLSFFVCVCKIPRLTMKLFFVHPEFWSSVLVLFAIQVTKGDEDICFEEKDEYIVTKEHENFTCILYPTNLLNCSWSLQGLEKDVQLSVYISICNHESIIPSLSQSSNARVDSRAFTVPNDDMSHVILQFNETLHSTKKSAIKSYTYEKSAIEVLSPPSHLSATIKDEDLSVTWTVPNNISGPDCFVYQLDLGDEVKTLDSKLSYTEPIADPTHTYKVRIRTRKGDICFGSAHWSEWSPTIIVEAVNQSVYKLNTVLIISISLGIPMILVALMHQQRLLKILFPPIPRPPQKYRFFLEKNDTFTLSPPVPSSSDEEITMVDDVDQNTDKISIPQAPKLS
- the LOC115057683 gene encoding granulocyte-macrophage colony-stimulating factor receptor subunit alpha-like isoform X2: MISVCSCISLCLSFFVCVCKIPRLTMKLFFVHPEFWSSVLVLFAIQVTKGDEDICFEEKDEYIVTKEHENFTCILYPTNLLNCSWSLQGLEKDVQLSVYISICNHESIIPSLSQSSNARVDSRAFTVPNDDMSHVILQFNETLHSTKKSAIKSYTYEKSAIEVLSPPSHLSATIKDEDLSVTWTVPNNISGPDCFVYQLDLGDEVKTLDSKLSYTEPIADPTHTYKVRIRTRKGDICFGSAHWSEWSPTIMEAVNQSVYKLNTVLIISISLGIPMILVALMHQQRLLKILFPPIPRPPQKYRFFLEKNDTFTLSPPVPSSSDEEITMVDDVDQNTDKISIPQAPKLS
- the LOC115057683 gene encoding granulocyte-macrophage colony-stimulating factor receptor subunit alpha-like isoform X3, encoding MKLFFVHPEFWSSVLVLFAIQVTKGDEDICFEEKDEYIVTKEHENFTCILYPTNLLNCSWSLQGLEKDVQLSVYISICNHESIIPSLSQSSNARVDSRAFTVPNDDMSHVILQFNETLHSTKKSAIKSYTYEKSAIEVLSPPSHLSATIKDEDLSVTWTVPNNISGPDCFVYQLDLGDEVKTLDSKLSYTEPIADPTHTYKVRIRTRKGDICFGSAHWSEWSPTIIVEAVNQSVYKLNTVLIISISLGIPMILVALMHQQRLLKILFPPIPRPPQKYRFFLEKNDTFTLSPPVPSSSDEEITMVDDVDQNTDKISIPQAPKLS